The proteins below come from a single Gordonia pseudamarae genomic window:
- a CDS encoding NAD(P) transhydrogenase subunit alpha — translation MYTGLLANLAILVLAGFVGFAVISKVPNTLHTPLMSGTNAIHGIVVLGALVVLGQLPADAGWGVRIIAFVALVFGTLNVIGGFAVTDRMLGMFKGKKEAAK, via the coding sequence ATGTACACCGGGCTTCTGGCGAATCTCGCGATCCTGGTCCTGGCCGGGTTCGTCGGGTTCGCCGTCATCTCCAAGGTTCCCAACACCCTGCACACCCCGCTGATGTCGGGCACCAACGCCATCCACGGCATCGTCGTGCTCGGCGCTCTCGTGGTGCTCGGCCAGCTCCCGGCCGACGCCGGCTGGGGTGTGCGCATCATCGCGTTCGTCGCGCTGGTGTTCGGCACGCTCAACGTGATCGGCGGCTTCGCCGTCACCGACCGCATGCTCGGCATGTTCAAGGGTAAGAAGGAGGCCGCCAAGTGA
- a CDS encoding NAD(P)(+) transhydrogenase (Re/Si-specific) subunit beta, producing the protein MALYIAAFSLFIYGLMGLTGPKTAVRGNWIAAVGMGLAVAATLLFVWNQGAVAEAGGHGRDDVPAINWILIAIGLIVGVALGIPPALKTKMTAMPQLVALFNGVGGGTVALIAWAEFIETDGFKEFHGVEPASPMVVGSLIAAVIGSISFWGSLVAFTKLQEIMPKGLEKFSVGNAKLFQLANIILLIVSLGLAVFMGVKAASGDGSAVWWMVGLLIAAGVMGLFVVLPIGGADMPVVISLLNAMTGLSAAAAGIALDNTALIVAGMIVGASGSILTNLMAKAMNRSIPAIVFGSFGAGPDGAAGGPAGAAGGPVKATSAADAAIQMAYANQVIVVPGYGLAVAQAQHAVKEMAALLEAKGVEVKYAIHPVAGRMPGHMNVLLAEADVAYDAMKEMDDINGEFSRTDVAIVIGANDVTNPAARNDPSSPIHGMPILNVDEARSVIVLKRGMSSGYAGIENPLFFGERTSMLFGDAKKSVDSVIEELKAL; encoded by the coding sequence ATGGCGCTGTACATCGCCGCCTTCTCCTTGTTCATCTACGGTCTGATGGGGCTGACCGGCCCCAAGACCGCCGTCCGCGGCAACTGGATCGCGGCAGTCGGTATGGGTCTGGCCGTTGCCGCGACCCTGCTGTTCGTCTGGAATCAGGGCGCGGTCGCCGAAGCCGGCGGCCACGGTCGTGACGACGTTCCCGCGATCAACTGGATCCTCATCGCCATCGGCCTGATCGTCGGCGTCGCGCTGGGCATCCCGCCCGCCCTCAAGACCAAGATGACGGCGATGCCGCAGCTGGTCGCGCTGTTCAACGGCGTGGGTGGCGGTACCGTCGCGCTCATCGCATGGGCCGAGTTCATCGAGACCGACGGCTTCAAGGAGTTCCACGGTGTGGAGCCCGCCTCGCCGATGGTGGTCGGTTCGCTGATCGCCGCGGTCATCGGTTCGATCTCGTTCTGGGGTTCTCTGGTGGCATTCACCAAGCTCCAGGAGATCATGCCGAAGGGACTGGAGAAGTTCTCCGTCGGCAACGCCAAGCTGTTCCAGCTGGCCAACATCATCCTGCTGATCGTCTCGCTCGGCCTCGCCGTGTTCATGGGCGTCAAGGCCGCCTCCGGTGACGGTTCGGCCGTCTGGTGGATGGTCGGCCTGCTGATCGCCGCCGGTGTGATGGGTCTGTTCGTGGTGCTGCCGATCGGCGGCGCCGACATGCCCGTCGTCATCTCGCTGCTCAACGCCATGACCGGTCTGTCCGCCGCGGCCGCCGGTATCGCCCTCGACAACACCGCGCTCATCGTGGCCGGCATGATCGTCGGCGCGTCCGGTTCGATCCTGACCAACCTGATGGCCAAGGCGATGAACCGGTCGATCCCGGCCATCGTGTTCGGCTCGTTCGGTGCCGGTCCCGACGGTGCCGCCGGCGGACCCGCCGGTGCTGCCGGCGGCCCGGTCAAGGCGACCTCCGCCGCCGATGCCGCGATCCAGATGGCGTACGCCAATCAGGTGATCGTGGTGCCCGGCTACGGTCTGGCCGTCGCCCAGGCGCAGCACGCCGTCAAGGAGATGGCCGCGCTGCTCGAGGCCAAGGGTGTCGAGGTCAAGTACGCCATTCACCCGGTCGCCGGTCGTATGCCCGGGCATATGAACGTGCTGTTGGCCGAGGCCGATGTCGCCTACGACGCGATGAAGGAGATGGACGACATCAACGGCGAGTTCAGCCGTACCGATGTGGCCATCGTGATCGGCGCGAACGACGTCACCAACCCGGCGGCGCGCAACGATCCGAGTTCGCCGATCCACGGCATGCCGATCCTCAATGTCGACGAGGCCCGCTCG